Proteins from a genomic interval of Anolis sagrei isolate rAnoSag1 chromosome 1, rAnoSag1.mat, whole genome shotgun sequence:
- the CMKLR2 gene encoding chemerin-like receptor 2: protein MSLEDNFTEYFENYEEDKAPEFYLSGAQIASLVLHSVAFLLGVPGNALVIWIMGFKWDKTVTSLWFLNLAIADLIFVLFLPLYIAYTALDFHWPFGKWLCKANSFIALFNMFASVFFLTAISLDRYIHLIHPAFSYRHRTLNNTLRLILAIWILAALIGSPALYFRDTLTLRSNITICYNNFHPYDFDLIVLRHHILTWVRFICGYLFPLLIMIICYSLLVIRVKKSAVLTSSRLFWTILVVVVVFFICWTPYHIFTILELSAHHSDYFHDLIRDAIPLSVGFAFINSCLNPILYVLLSKKLQFCPRVTFSELVKHTLWEVSRSMTVSEQAWNSISLQPCEIPEIEVSLSEACTLPAEEDHTHK, encoded by the coding sequence ATGTCGCTTGAAGATAACTTCACTGAATATTTTGAGAACTATGAAGAAGACAAGGCTCCTGAGTTCTACCTCAGTGGTGCCCAAATTGCCTCGCTTGTGTTGCACAGTGTGGCTTTCCTGCTTGGCGTGCCCGGCAATGCTCTAGTCATCTGGATCATGGGCTTTAAGTGGGACAAGACTGTTACTTCCCTCTGGTTTCTCAACCTGGCCATTGCAGACTTGATCTTTGTCTTATTCCTGCCCCTTTACATTGCATACACGGCCCTGGACTTCCACTGGCCCTTTGGGAAGTGGCTATGCAAAGCAAACTCCTTCATTGCTCTGTTCAACATGTTTGCCAGCGTCTTCTTCTTGACGGCCATCAGCCTCGACCGGTATATCCACTTGATCCACCCAGCTTTCTCATACAGGCACCGCACTCTCAATAACACTCTCCGTCTGATTTTGGCTATCTGGATTTTGGCTGCGCTCATTGGCAGCCCGGCACTGTATTTTCGAGACACACTTACACTACGCAGCAACATCACCATTTGCTACAATAACTTTCACCCATATGACTTTGATCTCATTGTGCTTCGGCACCACATTCTGACCTGGGTGCGGTTCATCTGTGGCTATCTCTTTCCCCTCTTAATCATGATCATTTGTTACTCCCTTCTGGTCATCCGGGTGAAGAAGAGTGCCGTATTGACCTCCAGCAGGCTCTTCTGGACCATTTTGGTTGTTGTGGTGGTTTTCTTCATTTGCTGGACTCCTTACCATATATTTACCATTCTTGAACTTTCAGCTCATCACAGTGACTACTTCCATGACTTGATTCGGGATGCCATTCCGCTTTCTGTTGGCTTTGCTTTTATCAACAGCTGCTTGAACCCCATTCTTTACGTCCTGCTCAGCAAAAAGCTCCAGTTCTGTCCCAGAGTCACTTTTTCGGAATTGGTGAAACACACATTATGGGAAGTCAGTCGTTCCATGACAGTCAGCGAGCAAGCTTGGAACTCCATCAGTCTACAGCCGTGCGAAATCCCAGAGATTGAGGTCTCTTTGAGTGAAGCATGCACCTTGCCTGCAGAAGAAGACCACACACACAAATGA